The genomic segment ATGCCGTCGCCCTTTCCCTCGGCACCATGGCAAGGCATGCAGTAGCTCATGAAATTGCCCGCCCCGGATGCGTTTCCCGCGCTCCACGCCGCGGCGCTTGTCGGGTCCGGTTCCTCGCCGCCGTTCGCCGACGCGATGGCGAACAACCCGGCCCCCAGCAGTATGCCAGCGAATAACATCCAATTGATCGGGTTCATGCCGGACAGCATCGGAACAAACTCCAAAACGGCCTTCAACACTAACCTGGATCAAGGGCATCGCATTTGATGTAGGTCAACGACCACACGAATCCACGATGGCAGCTTGATGGGCCTAGTTTTCGGAGAAATCCAGGTTCTATCCTTTCGGAAAATCGTCCGGAGAACGCCGGCGAGAGGATTTGGCCAAGGCGAGCTACTCAATGCATACCCTGTCGCGAAATCGTTTATTGCGGCTTGTCCTTCTTCTCTGCATCTCACTCGTCTTTCAAGGCTGCAAAGAAGAGGACGGCGCCGAGGCAACAGGCAAGAGCTTGGCGCCTGATTTCAAACTGACGCGGTTTGACGACGGTGGCAGCTTCCGGCTGAGCGATCACAAGGGAAATCCCGTTGTGATCAATTTCTTCGCCTCCTGGTGCACCACATGCGGGATCGAGGTGAGCGATCTCGAAAAGGTCTACCAGGAATTCGCTGGAAAGAAGGTAATGTTCGTTGGCGTCGGCATCGACGACACCGAGATCAAGGCGCGACAATATGTGGAGAAGTACGGAATCACCTATCCGACCGGCCTCGATGTGACGGGAACGATAAAGAAAGGCTACGGCATTTACGGCCTGCCCTACACCTTCTTCGTCGACCGGAACGGCTTCATCACTTACATCCACGCAGGCGCCGTCGCCGAGCCCCTCTTGAAACATGAACTGGATAAACTGCTCTAACGTGCGGGCGCCGAGGACAAGTGGGATTGACCGATGAGAAGATTCCGCATCGCCATCGTTGTCATCATTGTTGGCTTCGGCCTCGCCGGTGGAACGCTGGGCTACCTCCTATACACCGACGAGCAGGTCCGGAGGGCGGAGAAGATCGATCCCATAACCATGTTTCCGCCCGGGTCGCCGTTCGTGCTTACCGATCATACCGGGAAGAGGACCACCGACGAGGATTACCGCGGCAAGTTCATGCTCATCGCCTTCGGCTACACCTATTGTCCGGATGTCTGCCCGACCGGTCTGCAGACCATGAGCGTGGCCCTGGATTTGTTGGGCGAGCAGGCGGACTGGGTGCAGCCGATCTTCATCACCATCGATCCCGAGCGCGATACGCCTGAAGTGATGAAGGAGTATGTGGCCGCTTTTCATCCCAGCTTTGTCGGCCTCACCGGGACGTCGCAGCAGATCGCCAAGGCCGCCGAGGGTTTTCGTGTTTATTACAACAAGTCCGACATTCACAACGACGAGGGAGAGGACAAGGACGGCGACGAATATTGGATGGACCACACGGCCTCGATCTATCTGATCGGCACCGATGGCAAGGGACTGGCGGTCTTCACTTTCGGCATGGCCGCGACGGCGGTCGAGGAGATGGCCGATCGGATGCGGCATTTCATCAATATCCAAGAGGCCCTTGCCAACGCCAAATGAGGAGGTCGGGAGCTCATCAAAACGCCGTAAACTGTAGACATCCTGGCTATCCAGCCATCGGCCGGATAGCCTCGCCTACGGACCCAAGACCCGCTCCGTCCGAAGTGGCAACACAAGCGCCATCCGACTGAATCAACAAAATCTGCCAGAAACTGCCATCCGTATCAGCGACTCTCATCCCGAGGCCGCTGATACTGATAGTCGGCAGCTACATCGCCTACAATTTCGCCAGCTCTATGCGCATGTTCCTGAATGTGTGAGATCGGCATGAATCGTCAGCCCGGCCTCAATTGTGATATCCTTTCTTCAGTGCCCGGGTGAGACGCGGTTTTGTGATCGGTTCGCGATTTAGGGTTCAGACGCTGATCTGATCGATTGCAAATGACGCGGTTTCTTCCGGGTGGATACGCGCTCAACCATGGAGGAAACTTGTGAAGGTTGCAGATATCTTAAGTGCCAAAGGCAACGAGGTGATGACCGTGCGGCCAACCGAAACGATCGACATTCTGGCCCACCGGCTCCGGCTGGAACGCGTCGGCGCGATGATTGTCAGCCAGGACGGCAAGACGATCGACGGCATCATCTCCGAACGGGACGTGACCTATGGCCTGGCCGAGCACGGAGCCGAACTGCCGAGTCTGCGTGTCTCGAAACTGATGACCAAGGGCGTCGTCACCTGTTCGCCGAACGACTCGATTGCCGATATTGCCAGGATCATGACTGGGCGCCGAGTGCGGCATCTTCCGGTTCAGGAAAAGGGCGAGTTGGTCGGGGTGGTCAGCGTCGGCGACGTGGTGAAGCATCGTCTCGACGAAATGGCGATGGAAGCCAACGTGTTGCGGGATTATGCGATTGCGCGCCAGTAGGGCGGAAGGTATCCATTTCAGACGAAGCCGCCCTCAGGCGTAGCGTGCGCCCGTCCGGGTTTCAAGGAACGCGTCAAGCGAAAAATCGTCCTGCTTGAGGAAACCTGTTGCGGCAGTGTGTCGGAACTCACCATTTCTATAACTGTGCCAACGGGCCCTATCCGATTCACTCCAGGTCTGTCGTGCTTGCCACGACATCGGAGTTGCTGATCCGCCCCCAGGGTTAGTGCCACTGGTCAGTCTAGACTGCTAGCGGCATTACGAAAGCGTTGATCTGTTCGGAACCCCTCGATTGTGGAGAACAGATCAACGCGGTGGTGATGGATGGCCTTAGGCGCCGCGGGCCTGTAGCCGAGTGCGGAATGGGGCCGGATAGTGGTGTAATGTCTGCGCCAATGCTCGATGAGCACTTAGGCCTCCTTGAGCGTGTAGAAGATCTCCCCATTGATCAGCTCGTCTCGGAGTTTGCCGTTGAAGGACTCATTGCAGCCGTTCTCCCACGGGCTGCCGGGCTCGATAAAGAGGGTCTTGACCTTGATCCCGGTAAGCCAGGCCCGAACCGCCTTGGCCGTGAGCTCCGGGCCATTGTCTGATCGAATGTGGTCCGGCGGGC from the Alphaproteobacteria bacterium genome contains:
- a CDS encoding TlpA family protein disulfide reductase, which gives rise to MAKASYSMHTLSRNRLLRLVLLLCISLVFQGCKEEDGAEATGKSLAPDFKLTRFDDGGSFRLSDHKGNPVVINFFASWCTTCGIEVSDLEKVYQEFAGKKVMFVGVGIDDTEIKARQYVEKYGITYPTGLDVTGTIKKGYGIYGLPYTFFVDRNGFITYIHAGAVAEPLLKHELDKLL
- a CDS encoding SCO family protein; amino-acid sequence: MRRFRIAIVVIIVGFGLAGGTLGYLLYTDEQVRRAEKIDPITMFPPGSPFVLTDHTGKRTTDEDYRGKFMLIAFGYTYCPDVCPTGLQTMSVALDLLGEQADWVQPIFITIDPERDTPEVMKEYVAAFHPSFVGLTGTSQQIAKAAEGFRVYYNKSDIHNDEGEDKDGDEYWMDHTASIYLIGTDGKGLAVFTFGMAATAVEEMADRMRHFINIQEALANAK
- a CDS encoding CBS domain-containing protein, which encodes MTVRPTETIDILAHRLRLERVGAMIVSQDGKTIDGIISERDVTYGLAEHGAELPSLRVSKLMTKGVVTCSPNDSIADIARIMTGRRVRHLPVQEKGELVGVVSVGDVVKHRLDEMAMEANVLRDYAIARQ